Proteins encoded by one window of Chryseobacterium sp. POL2:
- the aroQ gene encoding type II 3-dehydroquinate dehydratase: protein MNILIINGPNLNLLGTREPEIYGSQTMDACLSELKSKHANGNIDFYQSNIEGEIINRLQQDNYDALVINPGAYTHYSYAIADCLKNISKPKIEIHISNIYKREEFRKKSVTAEQCDAVLSGFGMSGYHLAIQFILKQIQE, encoded by the coding sequence ATGAATATTCTCATCATAAACGGTCCCAATCTTAATCTTCTTGGAACACGCGAACCAGAGATCTATGGATCACAAACAATGGATGCTTGCCTATCCGAATTAAAATCTAAACACGCTAACGGCAATATCGACTTTTACCAATCCAACATCGAAGGTGAAATCATCAACCGTTTGCAACAAGATAATTACGACGCACTCGTTATCAACCCTGGCGCATACACGCATTATTCTTACGCCATTGCTGATTGTTTAAAAAACATTTCTAAACCTAAAATTGAAATCCACATCAGTAATATTTACAAACGTGAAGAGTTTAGAAAAAAATCGGTCACGGCAGAGCAATGCGACGCTGTACTTAGCGGCTTCGGAATGTCTGGATATCATTTGGCGATTCAATTTATTTTAAAGCAAATTCAAGAATAA